CACAGGGAGTGGCCGGTGAGCGCGAGCGCGCTCACCGGCCACAACGGATGGTCAGTAACGCTGGATCGCCGGCGGCTGAGAAGGCGAACCCGACTTGCCCAGGGTGGCGTCGTAGATCTTCTGCCACGTGCCGTTGTCGATGGCGGCCTGGAGCAGGTCGTTCACCTTGCCGCGCAGGGCGGCGTCGTCGCGGTTCAGGCCGATGCCGTAGGGCTCCTGCGAGAACGTCTTGCCGACGACCTTGAGGTTGTCCGGGTCCTGCGAGGCGTAGCCCTTGAGGATCGCGTCGTCGGTGGTGAGGGCGTCGACCTCCTTGGTCAGCAGCTTGTCCACGCACTGCGAGTACTTCTGGAACTCGACGATGTTGCCGGGCTCGGTGAGCTGCTGGTCACGCACGCGCTGGATCGGGGTGGACCCGGTGATCGAGCAGACCTTCTTGCCCTTCAGGGTCTCCGGACCGGTGATCGAGCTGTCGTCCTTGCGCACCAGGAGGTCCTGGCCGGCCATGAAGTACGGGCCGGCGAAGGAGACCTGCTGCTTGCGCTTGTCGGTGATGGTGTAGGTGCCGACGTAGTAGTCAACGTTGCCGTTGCTGATCGCGGCCTCACGGGCGGCCGAGTCGACCGTGGTGAAGTTGATCTTGCTCTCGTCGAAGCCGAGACCGGCGGCGACCATCTTCGCGATCTCGATGTCGAAACCCTGGAACTTGCCCGTCGTGGGGTCCTTCAGGCCCATCCCCGGCTGGTCGTCCTTCACGCCGATGGTCAGCTTGCCGGCGCCCTTGATCCGGGCGAAGGTCGGCGAACCGGCCACGTCGACGTTCTGCGCGACGGTGTAGGTCGGCAGCGCGGCGGCGTTCGAGCCGGTGTCGCCGGTGCCGGAGCCGGAGGGGGTGCCCTCCTTGCCGCAGGCGGTCAGCGTCAGGGCGCCGACGAGCAGCCCCGCTGCCAGGGTGCGGATCTTCATCTGGATTCCTGTTCTCCCGGGATCAGGCGGCGCACGCGCCGCGGGAACTGAACTAGTGCGTCAGGATCTTGCCGAGGAAGTCCTTGGCGCGGTCCGACCTCGGCTTGGTGAAGAACTCGTCCGGCGTGGTGTCCTCGACGATCTCGCCGTCGGCCATGAACACCACCCGGTTCGCGGCGCGGCGGGCGAAGCCCATCTCGTGGGTCACCACGAGCATGGTCATGCCCTCGCGGGCCAGCCCGGTCATGGTGTCCAGCACCTCCTGGACCATCTCCGGGTCCAGTGCCGAGGTCGGCTCGTCGAACAGCATCACCTTCGGCTTCATCGCCAGGGCGCGCGCGATCGCCGCCCGCTGCTGCTGACCCCCGGACAGCTGCGCGGGGTACTTCTGCGCCTGGTTCGCGATGCCCACCCGGTCGAGCAGCTCCATCGCCGTCTTGCGCGCCTCGTTCGGCCTGATCCGGCGGACCTTCACCGGCGCGAGCATCACGTTCTCGACGATGGTCTTGTGCGCGAACAGGTTGAACGACTGGAACACCATGCCGACCTCGGCCCGCAGCGCGGCCAGCGCCTTGCCCTCCGCGGGCAGCGGCTGACCGTCCACCGAGATCTCCCCGGAGTCGATCGGCTCCAGCCGGTTGATCGCACGGCACAGCGTGGACTTGCCGGAGCCGGACGGCCCGAGGACCACCACGACCTGGCCCTGCGGCACTTCCAGGTTGATGTCCTTGAGCACGTGCAGGTCGCCGAAGAACTTGTTCACGCCGGCAGCCCTGATCATCGCTGGTGCTGACGTAGCTGTGCTCATCTGCCCTCCATAGCCCGGCTCATGCGGCGATCTAACACCGTGTGGCAACACGGCGCCCGCATATCGCGGCAAACGCAACCCAGGTGTCATCCGTTCTGCCCGTTTTGCTGCGGACGGTGACCCCGGGTGCGGGTAACTGTAGTCAGGCAAGCCGCGCAGCTCGGAGGGGGTCGGTTCACTCGAACGGGGTACCGTCCTGCGCTCGGCTTCGTCGCGCTCGATACTCGGGTGGTGACTGTACGCAACCTCCGCGCGGCGGCCGCCGCGCTCGTGCTCGCCGGGCTGTGCACCCTCGCCGCGCCGGCCCAGGCCGCGCCCGGCTACTCGGTGACCCTCAAGGCCGGCCCGTACCGCACCCAGGCGGACTGCCAGGCGGTGCTGCCGTCCTGGCCCGGCCACGTCTGCACGTTCATCCCGGACCTGCTGCCCGGGCCCATTCCGGAAGGCTGGTACGTCGCGCTCCAGAGGTGACGCGCGCGCGGCCGGGTGAGCCGGGAGCGTTACGCTGGTAGCCGTCATGTCTCGTCCGACCAGCGAACCTACCAGCGAACACGGTGCCCGATGACCGGTGGCAAGACGTTCCAGATCCGCACGTTCGGCTGCCAGATGAACGTGCACGACTCCGAGCGCCTCGCGGGGCAGCTGGAGGAGGCGGGCTACGTTCCGGCAGGCGCCGGTGACGTGCCCGACCTCGTCGTGTTCAACACGTGCGCGGTGCGGGAGAACGCGGACAACAAGCTCTACGGCACCCTCGGGCACCTGCGCCCGGCCAAGGACGCCAACCCGGGCATGCAGATCGCCGTCGGCGGCTGCCTGGCCCAGAAGGACCGCAGCGAGATCGTCCAGCGCGCCCCCTGGGTGGACGTCGTGTTCGGCACCCACAACATCGGCGCGCTGCCGGTGCTGCTGGAACGTGCCCGGCACAACGCCGAAGCCCAGGTGGAGATCCTCGAGTCGCTGGAGACGTTCCCCTCGACGCTGCCCGCCCGCCGGGAGTCGGCCCACTCCGGGTGGGTCTCCATCTCGGTCGGCTGCAACAACACGTGCACGTTCTGCATCGTGCCCGCGCTGCGCGGCAAGGAACGCGACCGGCGGCCGGGCGAGATCCTCGCCGAGGTCGAGGCGCTCGTCGCCGAGGGCGTGCTGGAGGTGACGCTGCTCGGGCAGAACGTCAACTCCTACGGCGTGGAGTTCGGCGAGCGGGACGCGTTCTCCCGGCTGCTGCGCGCCTGCGGCCAGATCGACGGGCTGGAGCGGGTGCGGTTCACCTCGCCGCACCCGGCGGCCTTCACCGACGACGTCATCGACGCGATGGCGCAGACGCCGAACGTCTGCCCGCAGCTGCACATGCCGCTGCAGTCGGGTTCGGACCGGATCCTGCGGGAGATGCGCCGGTCCTACCGGTCCAGCCGGTTCCTGTCCATTCTGGACAAGGTGCGGGACCGCATCCCGGACGCGGCGATCACCACCGACATCATCGTCGGGTTCCCCGGCGAGACCGAAGCGGACTTCCAGGCCACCCTCGACGTGGTGCGCCAGGCGCGGTTCTCCAGCGCGTTCACCTTCCAGTACTCCAAGCGGCCCGGCACCCCGGCCGCGGAGATGCCGGACCAGCTGCCCAAGCAGGTCGTGCAGGAGCGTTACGACCGGCTGGTCGAGCTGGTCAACGAGATCGCCTGGGAAGAGAACCGCAAGCTCGTCGGCCGCAAGGTCGAGCTCCTGGTCGCCGAGGGCGAAGGCCGCAAGGACACCGAGACCCGGCGGATGAGCGGCCGTGCCCGGGACGGGCGGCTGGTGCACTTCACGCCCACCGGTGATGCGGTCGCGGGATCGGTGCGGCCGGGCGACGTCGTCGAGACGGTGATCACCTACGGCGCGCCGCACCACCTCGTCGCCGACGGCGACGTGCTCACGCACCGGCGCACCCGCGCCGGGGACAACGTGGAGGCGGGCCGCCGGCCCAAGACCGGCGGGGTGAGCCTCGGCCTGCCCGCGTTCGGCCGCCCGGCGCCGCAGCCGGTGACGACGGGCGGGTGCGGCCTGTGACCGACGACTACGACCGGCTCGCCGCGGACGTCGATCACGCCGTGACCAAGGCGTCCCGGACGGTCGAGCTCGGCCGCCGCGGATTCGTCATCGCGGTGCTCGTGTTCGTGCTGCTGGTCGGGCAGCTGCTGCCCTGGGTCGGGGACCACGTCGGCTGGGAGGTGCTGCTCGGCCGTGGCGGCGGCATCCCGCAGCTGTTCGCCACCACGTCCACCGTGATCGGTGTGCTGGCCTCGGCGCTGACCCTGATGACCCGCCGCTGGTGGCTGGCGTGGGTGTGCGCGATGGGCGGCTGGTTCGCCTCCGTCGACGGGCTGCTCGCGATCTGGTCGCAGCAGTCATCGGTGGCCAACGGCGCCACCGGCCGCGGGCCCGGGATCGGCATGATCATCGCCCTGATCGCGATGATCCTGCTGGCCGCCCAGTGGATGCGCACCGCCTGGTCCCGCACCTGAGGCGAACCGCGGCGCCAGGGACCGCGCGAGCCGGCGGAACAGCGCCACGTCCGGGTTCCGGTCACCGGCCCGGGTGGCGAGCACGCTGTGGTCCCACGGCGCGTCCACCACGGGCACGCACACCGTCCCGGGCCAGCGGTAGAAGCGCGCGAACGAGCTGAGCGCGGAGCCCGCACCGCGGCCCGCGGCCACGCTCATCAGGACTTCCTGCGGGGTGACCGCGTGGTCCGGCCCCGGCCGCGGGGCCTCCCCGCCGCGGGCGGGCGTGAAGTACAGGTAGTCGGTGAACGGCCGCGGGGTGTGCCGCGGCAGCGCGACGAACGGCAGGTCCAGGACGTCGGCGAGGCGCAGTTCGCCGGCCGCGGCGAGCTCGGAGCGCGCCGGGATGACGACGATGCGGGCCTCGGTGGTGAGCACGTCGACGGCGATCCGCTCGTCGGTCACCGCGGGGCGTACGAACGCCACATCGACGCGGTGCTCCAGCAGTGCGCTGGTGTGCTCGGTGAAGGTGAGCGCCTCCAGGGTCAGCTGCACGTGCGGGCGCAGGTGCCGGAAGGCGGAGATGGCGGCCGGGGTCAGCTCGGCCGAGCCGTGCCCCATGACGCCGACGCGCAGCACGTCGGCGTCCGTGGCGAGGCCGGCGATGTCCTCGACCGCAGCGTTGGTGGCGTCGACCAGGCCGCGGGCGTGACCGAGGAAGCGGTGCCCGGCGGGCGTGAGCCGCACCGGCGACCGGTCGAACAGGGCGACCCCGAGCTCGCGTTCGAGCTGCTGGATGTGGGCGGTCACCGCGGCCGGGGACAGGAACAGGCGTGCCGCGGCCCGGCCGAAGTGCCCTTCCTCGGCCACCGCCAGGAAGGACGAGAGGCGGCGCAGATCCACTCCCCGACGGTAGGCCGGGGCACGGCGTTCGCCAAGGTGATCCGTGGCATCCCCGGCGGGGGCGGAGCGTTCGGAATTCGTGAACGATCTGGTTCGTGCGCGCCCGGGTGGGTTACAACCCGGGTATGACGGAGAGTGCCGTGCTGCCCGCGACCCGGCCGATGTGGCCGCGGGCGGCCTGGTTGATCACGGCGGCGGGGTGGGGGGCGAACCAGTTCTCGCCGATGCTGGGTGCCTACCGCCGCGAGCTGGGCCTGTCCGCGGCGACGGTGACGGGGCTCTTCGCGATCTACGTCCTCGGCCTGGTGCCCGGCCTGCTGCTCGGCGGGCCGGGCGCCGACCGCTACGGGCGGCGGGCGGTCGTGCTCGGCGCGGTGGCGCTGTCGGTGCTGGCGACGGGCGCGCTGCTGCTCGGCGAAGTGGGTGTGCCGTGGCTGGGGGTGGGGCGGTTCGCGTCCGGGTTCGCGATGGGTGCGGTGCTCGCGGCGGGCAGTGCGTGGGTGAAGGAGCTGTCCCATCCGCCCCACGACGACGCCCCGGAGGGCACCGGCGCGCGGCGGGCGAGCCTGTTCCTGTCCGCCGGGTTCGGCCTCGGCGGCCTGGTCGCGGCACTGATCGCGCAGTGGGCGCCGCTGGATGTGGCCTACCTGCCGCACCTCGTGCTGTCCACGGTCGCGCTGGTCGCCGCGGTGCGGGTGCCAGAAACCGCACCGCGGGTGGTGCCGGGCAAGCGGGTGACCGGGATCCGCGACCCGCGGTTCCGGCGGATGGTCGTGCCGGTGGCGCCGTGGGTGTTCGCCGCACCCGCGACCGGGTTCGCCGTGTTGCCGTCGGTCGTGGAGAGGCGTCTCGGCGGGGCGGAGACCGTGTTCGCCGGGGTGGCGATCGCCGTCGTGCTCGGTGCCGGGCTGCTGATCCAGCCGGTCGGCCGGCGGCTCGCGGCGCGCGCGGTGCTGCTGCCCGCGCTGATCGGCCTGGCGGCGATCGGGTTCGGCATGCTGCTCGGCACCGCGGCCGCGGTCACGGGCGGGCCTGCGTTCGCGTTGCTCGCCGACGCGGTGCTCGGGTGCGGATACGGCTTGTGCGTGACCTTCGGGCTGACCGAGATCGCCCGGATCGCCCCGCCGGAGGGCCTCGCGCGGCTGTCGGCGGTGTGGTGGGCGCTGACCTACATCGGGTTCTGCGCGCCGTACGTGTTCGCGCTGCTGACGAAGGTGACGACACCGCCGGTCATCCTCGGCGCGGCGGCGGTGCTGGCGTTCCTGACCGGCGCCGGCGTGGCGCTACGGCACCGGACCGCATCGTCCTGACGCGAGCACATCACCCGAGCCGCCGCCACAAGCAGCAAACACCCCGCCACAAGCGGCAAACACCCCGCCACGAGGGGCAAACACCCCGCCACGAGCGGCGAACACGCCGCGACGAGCGGCAAACACGCCGCGGCCGTCGTGTTGGCTGCTCCGGGCGGCGTGTTTGCCGTTGCGGGCCGCGTGTTTGCCGTTGGGGGCGGTGAGTTGGCGGTTGCGGGCGGTGAGTTTGCCGTTGCGGGACGGGCGGCGTCGCCCGGCCAGCCCTGACCGTGAATCGAGGCGCCACCCGCACTGGAACCGAAGGCGGCGTTCACCGCGCTCGCCGGGTCTTACCGCGAGGGGTGAGCGAGCGGCCCCTCCGCACGCAGCGGAGGGGCCGCGAGGCAGCCGGTCGTGGGCTTCGTGGGCTTCAGCGGTCCGCGACCGCCTGCTCGGCCGCGCGCATCCATTCGCGCCATTGCGCCGCCTGCTCCTCGGCCTTCTTCGCGCGACGCTCGTCCCCGGCGGCGCGGGCCTTGGCCGCCTGCGCCTCGAACTGCTCGACCCGCTCGCGGAACTGCGCGGCGCGCGCCTGCGCTTCCGGGTCGCTGCGGCGCCACTGGCTGTCCTCGACCTCGCGGACGCGGTCCTGCACGGCCTTCAGCCGGCCGTCCAGCTCGCGGATCCGTTCCCGCGGCACCTTGCCGATCTCGTCCCACTGCTCCTGGATGCGCCGCAGCTGCGCCTTCGCCGCGTCCAGGTTCACCCCCGGGTCGATCTTCTCGGCCTCGGCGAGCAGTTCCTCCTTGCGCGTGGCGTTCGCGGCGAACTCGGCGTCACGCTCGGAGAAGATCGCCGACCGGCGGGAGAAGAACGCGTCCTGCGCGCCGCGGAAGCGCTGCCACAAGGCGTCGTCGGCCTCCTTGGGCGCCCGGCCCGCGGCCTTCCACTCCGCCATGAGCTCCTTGTACCGGGCGGCGGTCGGGCCCCAGTCGGTCGAGTCGGCCAGCGCCTCGGCCTCGGCGATCAGCTCTTCCTTGCGGGCCTTGGCTGCCGCCCGCTGCTTGTCCAGTTCGGCGAAGTGCGAGCCGCGGCGCCGGTTGAACGCCTCGCGTGCCTTGGAGAAGCGCTTCCACAGCTCGTCGTCGGTCTTGCGGTCGACGCCCTTGATCGTCTTCCACTCGTCCAGGATCGCGCGCAGCCGGTCACCCGCGGCCTTCCACTGCACCGATTCGGCGGCGATTTGCTCGGCCTCCTCGGCGAGCGCCTGCTTGCGCCCCACCGCGGCCGCCCTGGCCTCCTCGCGCTCCTGCTTCGCGGCGGCGAGCGCGGTCTCGGCGTGCGCCACGATCTGGTCGATCCGCGCCGACAGCGCCCCGAGGTCACCGACGACCGCGGCGGTCGGCAGGCTGTCCCGCAGCTGGGTGGCGGTGGCGAGCGCGTGCTTGGGATCGCCGGCACCGGACGACAGGCGCGTGCCGAGCAGTTCCACCTCGGTCCGCAGGTCGTCGAAGCGGCGCGCGTAGTGCAGCAGCCCTTCCTCCGGCGAACCGGCCTGCCACACCCCGACGGCGCGTTCCCCGTCCGCGGTCCGCACGTAGACGTTGCCCTCGTCGTCCACCCGCCCCCACCGCGCGGGGTGCGGCTCGGCCGGCGGGACCGGCACGCCGTGAGCGGTGGCGGGCGTGTGACCGTGGGGCACCTGGTGGGGCGCCGGGGTGCCGGTGTTCTCGTCGGACATCGCAGGCTCCTTATCGCCTGTCGGCCCGCCTGGTGGCGGGCGCCCCGCGGGCGCGCGGGGCCGGGTCATGCTGGTATCGATCCTCTGGCCGCATTCAAGCAGTTCAGCGCCGCTCGTGGTACTCGGTTGGCGAGTCGGAGCGGGTGATTCTACTTCCGGGCCGCGTGGGGTCGCTGTGATCGCTCGACTCGCTGCGCTCCGTGTCCACCGGCTGCTCGCCGGTGGCTGCCGGTAACCTCGACGGGTGTGATCGTGCAAGCCGTGGTGGTACCGCAGCCCCCGCTGCTCGTGCCCGCTCTGTCACCGGGTGCGAGCGCCGACCTGGAGTCCCTGCGTGCGGCGTGCCGCGCCGCGGTGCGGCGGCTCGCCGCCGTCACCCGGGAGTGGATCGCGGTCGGCGCCGGGCTTCACGAACGGGTGGTCGAGCCGGGCGTCTCCGGCTCGTTCCGGGGCTACGGGGTGGACGTTGCGGTCGCGTTGTCCGCCGGTCCCGTCAGCCCGGCCGAGCTTCCGCTGCCTGCCCTCGTCGCGGGCTGGCTGCGTGAGCAGGCGGCGGCGGACTCCGTCCGGGTGCACCTGGTGGACGGTGACCCGGCCGAGTGCGAACGCCTCGGCAAGCAGCTGGCCCACGGTGAGCGGACCGGCCTGCTGGTCCTCGGTGACGGCTCGAACCGGCACGGCCCGAAATCCCCCGGCAGCGAGGACGAGCGCGCCCCCGGCTTCGACGACACCGTCGCCCGCGCCCTGGCCACCGGGGACACGGCCGCGCTGCGGGCGCTCGACCCGGACCTGGCGGCGGAGCTGGGCGCCGGCGGCCGGGCACCGTGGCAGGTCCTGGCCGGCACCGGCGACGACTGGCGCGCCGAGCTGCTCTACTCCGCGGCGCCGTTCGGTGTCGGTTACCACGTCGCGGTGTGGGAGCGCGGGTGAACCCGATCGCCGTCGTCGGCCCCACCGCGACCGGCAAGTCCGAGCTCGCCATCACGATCGCCCGGGCGGTCGGCGGTGAGGTGGTCAACGCCGACGCGCTCCAGCTCTACCGCGGCATGGACATCGGCACCGCGAAGGTGCCCGAGGCGGAGCGCTGCGGCATCACCCACCACCTGCTCGACGTCCTCGAGGTCACCGAGACGGCTTCGGTCGCGGCCTACCAGCGCGACGCGCGGGCCGTCATCGAACGCCTGCTGGCCGAGGGCACGGTCCCGGTGCTGGCCGGCGGTTCCGGTCTGTACGTGCAGGCCGTGCTCGACGACCTGCGCTTCCCGGGCACCGACCCCTCGGTGCGGGCGCGGCTGGAGGCCGAAGCGGCCGAGGTCGGCGCCCCGGTCCTGCACGCGCGGCTGAGCAGCCTCGACCCCGCCGCGGCCACCGCGATCCTGCCCAGCAACACCCGCCGGATCGTCCGGGCACTGGAGGTCATCGAGATCACCGGGCAGCCGTTCTCGGCGAACCTGCCCGAACCCGGCCCGGCACGCTACGGCACCCTGCTGATCGGCATCGACCGGGACACCGCGGACCTGGACCGCCGGGTCGAGGTGCGCGTGGACCGCATGTTCGCGGCGGGCCTGGTCGCCGAGGTGGAGTCGCTGCTGGAGCGGGGCCTGCGGGAGGGCAGGACCGCCTCCCGGGCGCTGGGGTACCAGCAGGTGCTGGCCGAGCTGGACGGCGGCCGGGACTTCGCGGCCGCGGCCGAGGCCACCAAGCAGGCGACGCGCCGATTCGTTCGCAGGCAACGATCCTGGTTCCGTCGCGACGCCCGGATCCGGTGGTTCGACGGCGCGGACCCGGACGTGGCCGCGCGAGTGCTCTCCGTGCTGGCCCAGTAGTCTGAGCGTGTGGCAATCGAGTTCCTCAAGGGGCATGGCACCCAGAACGACTTCGTGGTGCTCCCGGACCCCGACGGGCGGCTGGACCTGACAGCCGGGCGGGTCGCCGCGTTGTGCGACCGGCAGCGCGGGCTCGGTGCCGACGGCGTCCTGCGGGTGGTTCGCCGGGACGCGGTGGACGCCCCGGCCGCGGCCGGCTCGGCGGGGGAGTGGTTCATGGACTACCGCAATGCGGACGGGTCCATCGCCGAGATGTGCGGCAACGGGACGCGCGTCTTCGCGCGCTACCTCGTCGAGACGGGGCTGGTGTCCGGGCGGGAGTTCGTGATCGGCACGCGGGCCGGCGACCGGCCGGTGGTGGTGCATCCCGATCTGTCGGTGACCGTGCAGATGGGCCCGGCCTCGATCACCGGTGCGTCGGTCGCCATCGTGGACGGGCACGACTTCTCCGGCGTCGCGGTGGACGTGGGCAACCCGCACCTCGTGTCCATTGTGGATGACGACATCGACGAGCTGGACCTGACCCGTGCGCCGCGCTACGACAGCGATTTCTTCCCGGACGGGGTCAACCTCGAGTTCGTCAACCCGCTCGGCGAGCAGCGCCTGAAGATGCGCGTCTACGAGCGCGGCGTGGGCGAGACGCGGGCGTGCGGCACCGGCACGGTGGCGGCCGTCGCGGCCGCGCTGCACCTGGCCGGCACCGACACCGGGAAGTCCACTGTGGACGTGCCTGGTGGCCGGGTCGAGGTCACCGTGGAGCGGGGGGCGTCGACGCTGACCGGGCCGGCGGAGTTCGTGGCCCGGGGTGAGCTGGATCCGGCGTGGTGGGAGCAGGCGGGCTGACCGGCAGGTCCCGCATCCGCCGCAACGGCGACAGCAGCACCGGCAGCATCGACACCGCCATCAGGGCGCACCCGGCCCACACCGTGGGCCGGACCCCGATCGCCCCGCCCAGCGCGCCGCCGGCCAGGCCGCCCAGCGGCATCGTGCCCCACACGACGAACCGCACGGTCGCGTTCATGCGGCCGAGCAGCCGGTCCGGGCAGATGGCCTGCCGGTAGCTGACCTGGGCGACGTTGTAGACGACGATGCCGTACCCGGCCGCGACCAGGCCCAGCACGCCCAGCGCCACCGACCACCCCGGCCGCGCGAGCGGCAGCAGCAGTTGCAGCGGCCAGGTCACCAGCGGCACCAGCCAGATCGCCCTGGCCTGGCCGAGCACCCGCGTCCAGAACCCGGCGGTCAGCGCGCCCAGCACCCCGCCGCCGCTGCCGATGGCCAGCACCAGGCCGACGGCCGACGGGCTCAGGCCCAGGTCCCGGGTGAGGAACAGGACCTGCATGGAGATCACGACGGTGCCGGCGAAGTTGCCGCCCGAGGTGCACAGCACGATGGCGCGCAGCGGCCGGTTGCCGAACACGAACCGCAGGCCCTCGGCGATCTGCGTGCGCAGCGGGGTGCCGTCGTGCGGTTCGGGCTCCGGTTCCGGGGTGCGGATGCGCAGCAGGAACAGCGCCGACGCGAGGTAGCCGGCACCGGTCGCGAGCACGGCGTTGGCCGCTCCCGCCAGCTGCACGAGGCCACCGCCGATGCCGGGGCCGGCCACCTGCGCGACCGACTGGCTGGTTTGCAGCTTCGCGTTGCCCTCCAGCAGGCGCTCCCGGCTGACCAGCGACGGCAGGTACGACTGGTAGGAGATGTCGAAGAAGACCGTCCCCACGCTGACCAGCAGGCCCACCACGATGAGCTGGGCCAGCGACAGCGCGCCGGCCCACCACGCCACCGGGACGGTCAGCAGCAGCGCGGCGCGGGCGAAGTCCGCGCGCAGCATCAGCGGCCGACGCCGCATCCGGTCCACCCAGACCCCGGCGGGCAGCCCGATCAGCAGGAACGCGGCGTTCTCCGCCGCGGTGAGCAGGCCCATCTCGCCCGGGGTGGCGGCGAGCACGGTCGCGGCCAGGAGGGGGAGCACGGTCTGCCCGACGAAGGTGCCGGCCTGGCTGACCGTGTCACCCGCCCAGAGCAGCCGGAATCCTGGGTGGAACCAGAGGGAGTCACGTCGGGGCACCCCGATAGGGTGAACGACCGATTGGAATCCGTCAATCACTTGGCGGACTACGCTGAGCCGGTGGGAGACCGCCGCCGCGCCAGCGAGGCCGAAGCCAGTGCGCTGGCCTCGGGAATACGCCTGCGCATCATCCGGTTGACGTTTGCGGAGGCGCTGACGAACAAGGAGATCGCGCAACGTCTGGACCGCGACCCGGCCACCACGCTGCACCACGTGCGCAAGCTGGTCGACACCGGTTTCCTGGCGCCGCAGCCGCCGCGCCGCGGCAACCGCGGCGCGAAGGAGATCCCGTACCGCTCCACCGGCAAGTCCTGGGAGCTGGACGGCACCGGCGACCGCGCCTTGTCCGAGGCGATC
The sequence above is a segment of the Amycolatopsis viridis genome. Coding sequences within it:
- a CDS encoding glutamate ABC transporter substrate-binding protein yields the protein MKIRTLAAGLLVGALTLTACGKEGTPSGSGTGDTGSNAAALPTYTVAQNVDVAGSPTFARIKGAGKLTIGVKDDQPGMGLKDPTTGKFQGFDIEIAKMVAAGLGFDESKINFTTVDSAAREAAISNGNVDYYVGTYTITDKRKQQVSFAGPYFMAGQDLLVRKDDSSITGPETLKGKKVCSITGSTPIQRVRDQQLTEPGNIVEFQKYSQCVDKLLTKEVDALTTDDAILKGYASQDPDNLKVVGKTFSQEPYGIGLNRDDAALRGKVNDLLQAAIDNGTWQKIYDATLGKSGSPSQPPAIQRY
- a CDS encoding amino acid ABC transporter ATP-binding protein: MIRAAGVNKFFGDLHVLKDINLEVPQGQVVVVLGPSGSGKSTLCRAINRLEPIDSGEISVDGQPLPAEGKALAALRAEVGMVFQSFNLFAHKTIVENVMLAPVKVRRIRPNEARKTAMELLDRVGIANQAQKYPAQLSGGQQQRAAIARALAMKPKVMLFDEPTSALDPEMVQEVLDTMTGLAREGMTMLVVTHEMGFARRAANRVVFMADGEIVEDTTPDEFFTKPRSDRAKDFLGKILTH
- the miaB gene encoding tRNA (N6-isopentenyl adenosine(37)-C2)-methylthiotransferase MiaB, which produces MTGGKTFQIRTFGCQMNVHDSERLAGQLEEAGYVPAGAGDVPDLVVFNTCAVRENADNKLYGTLGHLRPAKDANPGMQIAVGGCLAQKDRSEIVQRAPWVDVVFGTHNIGALPVLLERARHNAEAQVEILESLETFPSTLPARRESAHSGWVSISVGCNNTCTFCIVPALRGKERDRRPGEILAEVEALVAEGVLEVTLLGQNVNSYGVEFGERDAFSRLLRACGQIDGLERVRFTSPHPAAFTDDVIDAMAQTPNVCPQLHMPLQSGSDRILREMRRSYRSSRFLSILDKVRDRIPDAAITTDIIVGFPGETEADFQATLDVVRQARFSSAFTFQYSKRPGTPAAEMPDQLPKQVVQERYDRLVELVNEIAWEENRKLVGRKVELLVAEGEGRKDTETRRMSGRARDGRLVHFTPTGDAVAGSVRPGDVVETVITYGAPHHLVADGDVLTHRRTRAGDNVEAGRRPKTGGVSLGLPAFGRPAPQPVTTGGCGL
- a CDS encoding Rv2732c family membrane protein, producing MTDDYDRLAADVDHAVTKASRTVELGRRGFVIAVLVFVLLVGQLLPWVGDHVGWEVLLGRGGGIPQLFATTSTVIGVLASALTLMTRRWWLAWVCAMGGWFASVDGLLAIWSQQSSVANGATGRGPGIGMIIALIAMILLAAQWMRTAWSRT
- a CDS encoding LysR family transcriptional regulator, with the protein product MDLRRLSSFLAVAEEGHFGRAAARLFLSPAAVTAHIQQLERELGVALFDRSPVRLTPAGHRFLGHARGLVDATNAAVEDIAGLATDADVLRVGVMGHGSAELTPAAISAFRHLRPHVQLTLEALTFTEHTSALLEHRVDVAFVRPAVTDERIAVDVLTTEARIVVIPARSELAAAGELRLADVLDLPFVALPRHTPRPFTDYLYFTPARGGEAPRPGPDHAVTPQEVLMSVAAGRGAGSALSSFARFYRWPGTVCVPVVDAPWDHSVLATRAGDRNPDVALFRRLARSLAPRFASGAGPGGAHPLGGQQDHRDQGDDHADPGPAAGGAVGHR
- a CDS encoding MFS transporter translates to MTESAVLPATRPMWPRAAWLITAAGWGANQFSPMLGAYRRELGLSAATVTGLFAIYVLGLVPGLLLGGPGADRYGRRAVVLGAVALSVLATGALLLGEVGVPWLGVGRFASGFAMGAVLAAGSAWVKELSHPPHDDAPEGTGARRASLFLSAGFGLGGLVAALIAQWAPLDVAYLPHLVLSTVALVAAVRVPETAPRVVPGKRVTGIRDPRFRRMVVPVAPWVFAAPATGFAVLPSVVERRLGGAETVFAGVAIAVVLGAGLLIQPVGRRLAARAVLLPALIGLAAIGFGMLLGTAAAVTGGPAFALLADAVLGCGYGLCVTFGLTEIARIAPPEGLARLSAVWWALTYIGFCAPYVFALLTKVTTPPVILGAAAVLAFLTGAGVALRHRTASS
- a CDS encoding DUF349 domain-containing protein, with product MSDENTGTPAPHQVPHGHTPATAHGVPVPPAEPHPARWGRVDDEGNVYVRTADGERAVGVWQAGSPEEGLLHYARRFDDLRTEVELLGTRLSSGAGDPKHALATATQLRDSLPTAAVVGDLGALSARIDQIVAHAETALAAAKQEREEARAAAVGRKQALAEEAEQIAAESVQWKAAGDRLRAILDEWKTIKGVDRKTDDELWKRFSKAREAFNRRRGSHFAELDKQRAAAKARKEELIAEAEALADSTDWGPTAARYKELMAEWKAAGRAPKEADDALWQRFRGAQDAFFSRRSAIFSERDAEFAANATRKEELLAEAEKIDPGVNLDAAKAQLRRIQEQWDEIGKVPRERIRELDGRLKAVQDRVREVEDSQWRRSDPEAQARAAQFRERVEQFEAQAAKARAAGDERRAKKAEEQAAQWREWMRAAEQAVADR
- a CDS encoding class III extradiol dioxygenase subunit B-like domain-containing protein; this translates as MIVQAVVVPQPPLLVPALSPGASADLESLRAACRAAVRRLAAVTREWIAVGAGLHERVVEPGVSGSFRGYGVDVAVALSAGPVSPAELPLPALVAGWLREQAAADSVRVHLVDGDPAECERLGKQLAHGERTGLLVLGDGSNRHGPKSPGSEDERAPGFDDTVARALATGDTAALRALDPDLAAELGAGGRAPWQVLAGTGDDWRAELLYSAAPFGVGYHVAVWERG
- the miaA gene encoding tRNA (adenosine(37)-N6)-dimethylallyltransferase MiaA; amino-acid sequence: MNPIAVVGPTATGKSELAITIARAVGGEVVNADALQLYRGMDIGTAKVPEAERCGITHHLLDVLEVTETASVAAYQRDARAVIERLLAEGTVPVLAGGSGLYVQAVLDDLRFPGTDPSVRARLEAEAAEVGAPVLHARLSSLDPAAATAILPSNTRRIVRALEVIEITGQPFSANLPEPGPARYGTLLIGIDRDTADLDRRVEVRVDRMFAAGLVAEVESLLERGLREGRTASRALGYQQVLAELDGGRDFAAAAEATKQATRRFVRRQRSWFRRDARIRWFDGADPDVAARVLSVLAQ